The following proteins come from a genomic window of Salvia hispanica cultivar TCC Black 2014 chromosome 4, UniMelb_Shisp_WGS_1.0, whole genome shotgun sequence:
- the LOC125221161 gene encoding uncharacterized protein LOC125221161: protein MMSSSRDNWERLVKAVIKRDEIWQLCHQDSISTIASDTPRTSYSSGDFLRIPSDLFKRILASRPPQPPLEARGPSTRKLFPAWLWRRKPKDYDRSQEDHFGLKILLRELLDAIDSFRISLFVVDVGKFIKVN, encoded by the exons ATGATGTCGTCGTCGAGAGATAACTGGGAGAGGCTGGTGAAGGCAGTGATTAAGAGAGATGAGATATGGCAGCTTTGCCACCAGGACTCCATCTCCACCATTGCATCCGACACTCCGAGAACCTCTTATTCCAGTGGAGACTTTCTCAG AATTCCGAGTGATTTGTTCAAGCGTATACTTGCATCACGGCCGCCTCAACCTCCGCTTGAAG CTAGGGGACCTAGTACAAGGAAGCTATTTCCTGCTTGGCTTTGGAGGAGGAAACCCAAGGACTATGATCGGTCCCAAG AGGATCATTTTGGACTCAAGATTTTACTGCGTGAGCTACTTGATGCAATAGACAGTTTTAGAATATCCTTGTTCGTGGTGGACGTGGGAAAGTTTATAAAGGTCAACTAG